A genomic stretch from Serratia entomophila includes:
- the ppiD gene encoding peptidylprolyl isomerase, translated as MMDNLRAAANHVVLKIILALIILSFVLTGVGNYLIGGSGDYAAKVNGQTIERAQLEQAFQSERSRMQQQLGDQFSALAGNEGYMQQMRRQVLSQLIDNMLLDQYAKKLGLSVSDDQIKDAIRKAPYFQTNGQFDNAKYLDLIGRMGYTADNFAQSMRQQLVNQQVIQAFGESGFVLPSESQAMAALVLQERDVRLATIDLKALQAKQSVSDDELKAYYDQNKNSFIAPEQLKVSYIPMDAASMQDKVKVTDADISAYYDQHKSSYGQPERKNYSVIQLKTEAEANAVLDELKKGGDFATLAKDKSTDIISRRTGGELGWLEPETTADELKQANLTEKGQLSGVVKSSVGYLVVRLNDIEPEKVKPLSEVHDAIAKQVQQEKAVDAYYALQQKVSEAATSDNESLASAEEAAGVKAAQTDWFTRDQIPAALNFKPVVQALFDGSLIGENGAPGSNSDVITVDGDRAFVVRVSGHKPEGIEPFDQVKDRVAELVKRNKAVQEAKLQGEKLLVELKQGKGDEAMKAAGLSFGGVQKMARAPEDSQLVESVFALPHPQEGKPVYGMSQDRQDNVVLIALDAVNPGTLPADEMKTFVGKMQEGATGVSFDSLLASLRKDAKIKMGAAEQQPQ; from the coding sequence ATGATGGACAATTTACGCGCGGCTGCTAATCACGTCGTGCTCAAAATCATCCTGGCCCTGATCATCCTGTCATTCGTATTGACCGGGGTGGGTAACTACCTGATCGGCGGCTCCGGCGATTATGCTGCGAAAGTAAATGGCCAGACGATCGAACGCGCTCAGCTGGAACAGGCTTTCCAAAGCGAACGCAGCCGCATGCAGCAGCAACTGGGTGACCAGTTCTCCGCGCTGGCGGGCAACGAAGGCTATATGCAGCAGATGCGCCGCCAGGTGCTGTCACAGTTGATCGACAACATGCTGCTGGACCAATACGCCAAAAAATTAGGTCTGAGCGTCAGTGACGATCAGATTAAAGACGCCATCCGCAAGGCGCCTTACTTCCAGACCAACGGTCAATTTGATAACGCCAAATACCTCGACCTGATCGGCCGCATGGGGTACACCGCAGATAACTTCGCGCAGTCGATGCGCCAGCAGCTGGTTAACCAGCAGGTGATCCAGGCCTTCGGCGAATCCGGCTTCGTGCTGCCTTCCGAGTCCCAGGCCATGGCCGCTCTGGTGCTGCAGGAGCGCGACGTGCGCCTGGCGACCATCGATCTGAAAGCGTTGCAGGCCAAGCAGAGCGTCAGCGACGACGAACTGAAAGCCTACTATGACCAGAACAAGAACAGCTTTATCGCCCCTGAGCAGCTCAAAGTGAGCTATATCCCGATGGACGCCGCGTCCATGCAGGACAAAGTGAAGGTCACCGACGCAGATATCAGCGCCTACTACGATCAGCACAAGAGCAGCTACGGCCAGCCGGAGCGCAAGAATTACAGCGTGATCCAGCTGAAAACCGAGGCGGAAGCCAACGCGGTGCTGGATGAGCTGAAAAAGGGCGGTGATTTCGCCACCCTGGCGAAGGATAAATCCACCGACATCATCTCACGCCGCACCGGCGGTGAGCTGGGATGGCTGGAGCCGGAAACCACCGCCGACGAGCTGAAACAGGCGAACCTGACCGAGAAAGGCCAGCTGTCCGGCGTGGTGAAATCTTCCGTCGGCTACCTGGTTGTGCGCCTGAACGACATCGAACCCGAGAAAGTGAAGCCGCTGAGCGAGGTGCATGACGCCATCGCCAAGCAGGTTCAGCAAGAGAAAGCGGTAGACGCCTATTACGCGCTGCAGCAGAAGGTGAGCGAGGCGGCGACCAGCGACAACGAATCTCTGGCCTCGGCCGAAGAAGCGGCCGGCGTGAAAGCGGCGCAAACCGACTGGTTTACCCGTGACCAGATCCCGGCGGCGTTGAACTTCAAACCTGTGGTGCAGGCGCTCTTCGACGGCTCGCTGATTGGCGAGAACGGCGCGCCGGGCAGCAACTCGGACGTGATTACCGTCGACGGCGATCGCGCCTTCGTCGTGCGCGTGAGCGGCCACAAGCCGGAAGGCATCGAGCCTTTCGATCAGGTTAAGGATCGCGTGGCGGAGCTGGTGAAACGCAACAAGGCGGTGCAGGAAGCGAAACTGCAGGGCGAGAAGCTGCTGGTTGAGCTGAAGCAGGGCAAGGGCGACGAAGCGATGAAAGCCGCCGGCCTGAGCTTTGGCGGCGTGCAGAAGATGGCGCGCGCGCCGGAAGACAGCCAGCTGGTGGAAAGCGTGTTCGCGCTGCCGCACCCGCAGGAAGGCAAACCGGTTTACGGCATGTCGCAGGATCGTCAGGACAACGTGGTTCTGATTGCGCTCGACGCGGTTAACCCGGGCACCCTGCCGGCCGACGAAATGAAAACCTTCGTGGGCAAGATGCAGGAGGGCGCCACCGGCGTTTCCTTCGATTCTCTGCTGGCTAGCCTGCGTAAAGACGCCAAGATTAAAATGGGCGCCGCTGAGCAACAGCCTCAGTAA
- the hupB gene encoding nucleoid-associated protein HU-beta, producing the protein MNKSQLIDKIAAGADISKAAAGRALDAVIASVTDSLKAGDDVALVGFGSFTVRERSARTGRNPQTGKEIKIAAAKVPAFRAGKALKDAVN; encoded by the coding sequence GTGAATAAGTCACAACTGATCGACAAGATTGCCGCAGGTGCTGATATTTCCAAAGCGGCAGCTGGGCGTGCTTTAGACGCAGTAATTGCTTCTGTTACCGACTCCTTGAAAGCAGGGGATGACGTGGCCCTGGTTGGTTTCGGCTCCTTCACCGTGCGTGAGCGTTCGGCCCGTACCGGCCGCAACCCGCAAACCGGTAAAGAGATCAAAATCGCGGCAGCCAAAGTTCCGGCCTTCCGTGCAGGGAAAGCGCTGAAAGACGCAGTAAACTGA
- a CDS encoding acyl-CoA thioesterase, translated as MQTFIKVRGYHMDVYQHVNNARYLEFLEEARWEWLEHEEGFRWMTENNIAFIVVNININYRSPAVLGDKLRIDSQMVQLNGKSGVLSQKVTQDPAGTPVADAMLTFVCVDLKTQRALPIEGPLREHLQAMLAPEEKS; from the coding sequence ATGCAAACCTTTATCAAAGTCCGCGGTTATCACATGGATGTCTATCAGCACGTTAACAACGCCCGCTATCTGGAGTTTCTTGAGGAGGCGCGTTGGGAGTGGCTGGAACATGAGGAAGGTTTTCGCTGGATGACGGAAAACAACATCGCCTTCATCGTGGTGAACATCAACATCAACTATCGCAGCCCGGCGGTGTTGGGGGACAAGCTGCGCATCGACAGCCAGATGGTGCAGTTGAACGGCAAAAGCGGCGTGCTGAGCCAGAAAGTGACGCAGGATCCGGCCGGTACGCCGGTGGCGGATGCGATGCTGACCTTCGTGTGCGTCGATCTGAAAACCCAGAGGGCGCTGCCGATCGAAGGGCCGCTGCGCGAACACCTGCAGGCGATGCTGGCGCCGGAAGAGAAGTCGTAA
- the queC gene encoding 7-cyano-7-deazaguanine synthase QueC, with product MKRAVVVFSGGQDSTTCLIQALQQYDEVHCVTFDYGQRHRAEIEVAQELSVALGAKAHKLLDVRLLNELAVSSLTRDNIPVPAYNPEQNALPSTFVPGRNILFLTLAAIYAYQVEAEAVITGVCETDFSGYPDCRDEFVKALNQAVVLGIARDIRFETPLMWLDKAETWALADYYHQLDRVRQDTLTCYNGIKGDGCGECAACHLRANGLKQYQINQAEVMASLKQKTGLA from the coding sequence ATGAAGCGCGCGGTTGTCGTTTTCAGCGGTGGACAAGACTCCACGACCTGCTTGATCCAGGCATTGCAGCAGTATGACGAAGTTCACTGCGTCACATTCGACTACGGCCAGCGCCATCGCGCCGAGATCGAGGTGGCTCAAGAGCTGTCGGTCGCCCTCGGCGCCAAGGCGCACAAGCTGCTGGACGTCAGGCTGCTGAACGAGCTGGCAGTCAGCAGCCTGACCCGTGACAACATTCCGGTTCCCGCCTATAACCCCGAACAAAATGCGCTGCCGAGCACCTTCGTGCCGGGCCGCAACATCCTGTTCCTGACGCTGGCGGCGATTTATGCCTACCAGGTTGAAGCGGAAGCGGTGATCACCGGCGTGTGCGAAACCGACTTCTCCGGTTACCCGGACTGCCGCGACGAGTTCGTCAAGGCGCTGAACCAGGCGGTGGTATTGGGCATCGCCCGCGATATCCGCTTCGAAACGCCGCTGATGTGGCTGGACAAAGCGGAAACCTGGGCGCTGGCGGATTACTATCATCAGCTGGATCGCGTGCGCCAGGACACCTTGACCTGCTACAACGGCATCAAGGGCGACGGCTGCGGTGAGTGTGCGGCGTGCCATCTGCGCGCCAACGGGCTGAAGCAGTACCAAATCAACCAGGCGGAAGTGATGGCGAGCCTGAAACAGAAGACCGGTTTGGCCTGA
- a CDS encoding ComEA family DNA-binding protein, with amino-acid sequence MQHTEKKTSNGYGCRARAMLAACLLSLTGPAAAVAAQSAPQPVLSVPAAGQSAATPVAEEATVSINQADAEQLASILKGVGLKKAEGIVRYREQNGPFTQIEQLQEVPGIGPALFEKNRARLKM; translated from the coding sequence ATGCAACATACAGAGAAAAAAACGTCTAACGGTTATGGGTGCCGCGCCAGGGCGATGCTGGCGGCCTGTCTGCTGAGCCTGACGGGGCCTGCGGCGGCGGTAGCGGCGCAGAGCGCGCCTCAGCCGGTGCTTTCGGTACCGGCGGCCGGGCAAAGCGCGGCAACGCCGGTTGCGGAAGAGGCGACCGTGAGCATCAACCAGGCGGACGCCGAGCAGCTGGCCAGCATACTCAAGGGGGTTGGCCTGAAAAAGGCGGAAGGCATAGTGCGTTACCGTGAACAGAACGGGCCTTTCACCCAGATTGAGCAGCTGCAGGAGGTGCCGGGCATTGGGCCGGCGCTGTTCGAAAAAAATCGGGCGCGGCTGAAAATGTGA